One genomic window of Monodelphis domestica isolate mMonDom1 chromosome 1, mMonDom1.pri, whole genome shotgun sequence includes the following:
- the LOC100029846 gene encoding NADH dehydrogenase [ubiquinone] 1 alpha subcomplex subunit 9, mitochondrial-like, producing MVMTLVALSPRILTISQSGITSVATSLFLAQSHRHLHHAFIPHGKGGRSSFSGIVATVFGATGFLGRYVVSHLGRIGSQVIIPYRCEPYDITYLKPMGDLGQLIFLEWNAKIRSSIQRALEHSNVVINLIGRDWETNNFDFSDVFATIPQSIARLAKEAGVETFIHVSHLNADLRSTSKYLRNKAVGEIAVKDEFPEAIILKPSDIFGREDRLLNYFANIRWFGGVPLISLGRNTVKQPVYVVDVSKAIINAIKDPGARGKTYAITGPHRYLLCDLVQYIFAVAHRPYVPYYMPRFAYHLMARIFEMNPFEPWTTRDKVERMHITDRKLPHLPGLADLGVEATPLELKAIEVLRRHRTYRWLSAEIKDTKPPKTVDF from the coding sequence ATGGTGATGACCTTGGTTGCATTGAGTCCCCGGATCCTGACAATTTCACAATCTGGAATAACTTCTGTAGCCACATCTCTGTTTCTTGCACAGTCCCACCGCCATCTTCATCATGCTTTTATTCCTCATGGGAAAGGAGGACGTTCTTCATTCAGTGGGATTGTGGCTACTGTATTTGGAGCAACAGGATTCTTGGGTCGATATGTTGTCAGTCACCTTGGGCGCATAGGATCACAGGTGATTATCCCCTATCGGTGTGAGCCTTATGATATTACATATCTCAAACCCATGGGTGACCTGGGACAGCTTATTTTTCTGGAATGGAATGCCAAGATTAGAAGTTCTATCCAGAGGGCTCTGGAGCACAGTAATGTTGTCATCAATCTTATAGGACGAGACTGGGAAACCAATAACTTTGATTTTTCAGATGTCTTTGCTACCATTCCCCAGTCAATAGCCCGGTTGGCCAAGGAGGCTGGAGTAGAAACATTTATTCATGTTTCTCATCTCAATGCTGATCTCAGAAGTACTTCTAAATACTTGAGAAATAAAGCTGTTGGAGAGATAGCAGTGAAAGATGAATTTCCTGAAGCCATTATCCTGAAACCCTCTGACATTTTTGGTAGAGAGGATAGATTACTCAATTACTTTGCAAATATCCGTTGGTTTGGTGGTGTTCCTCTCATTTCATTAGGCAGAAATACAGTGAAACAACCAGTTTATGTGGTGGATGTATCCAAAGCCATCATCAATGCAATTAAGGATCCAGGTGCCCGAGGAAAGACTTATGCCATCACTGGGCCTCATAGGTACCTTTTGTGTGATTTGGTACAGTATATCTTTGCTGTGGCTCACAGACCATACGTACCATACTACATGCCACGTTTTGCCTATCATTTGATGGCAAGAATCTTTGAGATGAAtccatttgaaccctggaccacAAGGGACAAAGTGGAACGAATGCATATCACTGACAGGAAATTGCCTCACCTGCCTGGCTTGGCTGACCTTGGTGTAGAGGCTACTCCCTTAGAACTCAAAGCCATTGAAGTTCTTCGGCGTCATCGCACTTACCGATGGCTGTCTGctgaaatcaaagatacaaagcCACCCAAAACAGTTGACTTTTAA